Genomic DNA from Acidimicrobiales bacterium:
CATCATCGTTGGCACCACGAGCATTCCGGCGGCGTGGCTGATCGGTGCGACCGCCAGATAGCGACGCTCGGCGGGGAGGTCCCAGCCCACCGACACGCTGAAGGTCATCTGGGCCAGGCCACGTTCGGTGAGCATCGCCGCCTTCGGCACCCCGGTGGTGCCGCCGGTGTAGAGCAGCCAGGCGATGTCGTCGGGCGTGTGTGGTCCGGCGTCGAGCGGACCCGGCTCGATCGATTCGAGCGCCGGAGCCAGCTCCTCGCCGGTCGCCTGATCGGTTGGGCCGAGGTAGAAGACCTGTTCGAGGCCCGGGCAGCGGGCGAGCAACTCGGCACCGCGTGCGGCGTAGGCCGGGTCGACGAAGAGGAACTTCAGTTCGGCATCGTCACAGGAATAGATGTGGTCGTCGAGTGATCCGAGCGGGTGCAGCGCCGTGTATCGGCCACCGGCGAACGCCGGCGCCGTCTGGGCGAGCCAGACCTCGGCCCGGTTCGGCGACAACACGCCGACACCCTCACCGTGCTGGAGCCCTCGCGAACGCAGGAGCGACACCCACTGGCTGAGCGCATCGGCGGTTTCACGGTAGGTCCAGGTGCGATGAGGGTCGATGAACAGCTGACGATCGGGGAATCGCCGAAGGACGTTGAGGACGACCTGGGTGTACGTTGCGCCGGTTGGTTGCGAGGTGGTGGCCATGCCCACTGTTTAGAACATCCGGTCGACGCTCGTCATGTGTTCGGCCCGCAACCCCCTGGGTCGGGCAACCGTCGGCGACCAGCGGCCATCATGGGGCCGAGCAGGCGACCCCGCGCCAGCCGGAGGAGCACATCGTGAGCCAGCCCAACTTCGTCGTCATCATCGCCGACCAACTGCGCGCCGACGCGGTGGGAGCGTTCGGGTCCGAGCTGGCTTCGACCCCGAACATCGACGCCCTCGCCGCACGCGGTGCTCGATTCACGAACGCCTTCGTCCAGCACACGGTCTGCTCGCCGAGTCGAGTTTCGTTCCTCACCGGCTGGTATCCCCACGTCCATGGATTCCGGAGCCTCACGAACCTGCTCCGGCCCGAAGACCCGAATCTGTTGAAGACGCTGAAGCAGAGCGGCTATCGAGTGGCGCACGCTGGAGCACGTGGCGACACCTGGGCACCGGGTGCCACCGAGGTCAGTTGCCACGAGTACGGGTGGGCCGAGCCGCCCACCGTGTCGATGATGAGCGCGATGCAGGAACTCGACCACGACGACCCGATGGCGAGGGCGTTCTACGTCGGCGAGAGAGACGGCGACAACGACTTCGACGAGGCCGCGGTCCGCTCCGCCGAAGCATGGCTCGATCGCCGGCCGACGGACTCGCCGTGGATGCTCTACGTCCCGTTGATCTTCCCCCACTGTCCTTTCGGCGTGGAGGAACCGTGGTTCTCGATGCACGATCGCGCCGCGATGCCCGAACGTCGCCCTCACGTGCAATCGGGACACGAGCCCGCCTACATGCAGCATCTGCGCAACACCTACGGCACCGATCGCCTCACCGACGAGCAGTGGCGTGAGATCGCCGCCACCTACCACGGCATGGTGTCGCGGCTCGATTGGCATGTCGGGCGCCTGGTCGCCGCCCTCGGTGATGAGCCCGATACCCATGTCATCTTCTTCAGCGATCACGGCGAGTACCTCGGCGACTACGACCTGATCGAGAAGTGGCCGTCGGGGCTCCACGACTGTCTCGCCCGTGACCCGTTCGTCATCGCCGGCCCGTCTGTCGCACCGGGCGTCGTGGTCGATCAGATGGTCGAGATGGTGGATCTGGTCCCCACGGTCCACGAGCTGGCCGGTATCGAAGCGGACTACACCCACTTCGGTCGCAGCCTCGTCCCTCTGCTCGACGGGAGCGACGCGCCGCACCGCGAGTTCGCGTTCACCGAAGGTGGCTTCCTCGTGGCGGAGGAGCCCCTCCTCGAGCGGCCCGCGTACCCGTACGACCTCAAGGGTCGGGCGCAACACGACCGGCCCGATGCCGTTGGCAAGGCAGTGGCCATCCGCTCGAAGGACTGGACCTACGTCTGGCGTCTCCACGAGCCGCCCGAGCTCTACGACCGACACGCCGATCCCGAAGAGCTGCACAATCTGGCCGGGCTGGCCGATCACGCTCCGACCGAGCACGACCTCCGCGACGAGTTGTTGCGGTGGCTGGTGGCGACGGGCGACGTCGTGCCATGGAATGCCGACCCGCGGTTCCCCACGATCGACCTCCCCACCACCGGTTCGAACGGAGCCTGACATGACCACTTCATCACCCGTGAGCGCTGCCACCGCCGGTGCCCTCGCAACCATCGAGGTCGACGGGATGGTGTTCCGTGATCTGGACCACGATGGTCGACTCGCTCCCTACGAGGATTGGCGGCTTCCCACCGCCGAACGGGCCGACGACCTCCTCGCTCGGATGACGACCGACGAGAAGATCGGCACGCTGCTCCATGGGAGTGCCTTCTCGGTCGGGCCGCTCGGGGCAATCGGCGTGGGTGACCACTATGACCTCGATGCGCTGAAGCCGCTCGTGCACGACGACGCGATCACCTCGATGATCTGCCGGCTCGGTGCTGCGCCTCCCGCACTGGCCGAGGAGAACAACCGCCTCCAGGTACTTGCTGCCGAGGGACGGTTGGGAATCCCGATGACCGTGAGCAGTGACCCGCGCCACCACCTCGGCGAGGTGATCGGCGCCAGCGTCGCCGTCGACGGCTTCACCATCTGGCCCGAGACTCTCGGCCTCGCTGCGCTGAGAGACGCCGACCTGGTCCGCCAGTTCGGTGACTGTGTGCGAGCCGAGTACCGAGCCGTCGGCTTCCACATGTCGCTGGCCCCGCAG
This window encodes:
- a CDS encoding sulfatase-like hydrolase/transferase, whose amino-acid sequence is MSQPNFVVIIADQLRADAVGAFGSELASTPNIDALAARGARFTNAFVQHTVCSPSRVSFLTGWYPHVHGFRSLTNLLRPEDPNLLKTLKQSGYRVAHAGARGDTWAPGATEVSCHEYGWAEPPTVSMMSAMQELDHDDPMARAFYVGERDGDNDFDEAAVRSAEAWLDRRPTDSPWMLYVPLIFPHCPFGVEEPWFSMHDRAAMPERRPHVQSGHEPAYMQHLRNTYGTDRLTDEQWREIAATYHGMVSRLDWHVGRLVAALGDEPDTHVIFFSDHGEYLGDYDLIEKWPSGLHDCLARDPFVIAGPSVAPGVVVDQMVEMVDLVPTVHELAGIEADYTHFGRSLVPLLDGSDAPHREFAFTEGGFLVAEEPLLERPAYPYDLKGRAQHDRPDAVGKAVAIRSKDWTYVWRLHEPPELYDRHADPEELHNLAGLADHAPTEHDLRDELLRWLVATGDVVPWNADPRFPTIDLPTTGSNGA